GCATCGCCCAGCCGGCGCAAGTCGGACGCCCGGCGAACGAGCCCGTCACCGCCGGCATGGTCGACGACAACGCCGACTTCAACGAATACCTGAACTTCCGCGGTCGCACCCAGGTGGCCCACCGCGAGCGCGACATCAGCATGCGCTACCTGCTCCAGGTGCGCGACGCGCGCGGTGCCGTGGTGCCCGATGCCGAAGTCGCGGTGCAGGCGTCCAGCGGCGCCGCCATGTGGGCCCGCACCGATGCGGGCGGGCGCGCCTGGCTGCACCCGCTCGCCTTCGACAGGACGCACAGCCAGATGTACGAGGTCACGGTCCGCAAGAACGGCCGGCAGGGCACGGCCTTCCTGCAGCGCGGCCAGAAGAGCGCGGTCGACGTGGTGATCGACAAGCCCGGCGCCGCGCCCGCCCGCGCGCAACTCGACCTGGTCTTTCTCATCGACGCCACGGGCTCGATGGCCGACGAGATCGCCAAGCTCAAGACCACGCTGCGCACCATCGCCGACGAGGTGGCACGGCTGCCGAGCCGCCCCGACACCTGCTTCGGGCTGGTGGCCTACCGCGACGTCACGGACGATTTCGTCGTGCGCCGCCACGACTTCACCGACAACCTCGACGCGTTCCAGGGTGTGCTCAACGGCCTGCAGGCCGCGGGCGGCGGCGACTACCCCGAGGCGATGAACGAGGCGCTGGCCGAAACGGTTCACCAGCTGAGCTGGCGCGGCACCGGCACCACCCGCCTCGTCGTGCTGCTGGCCGATGCGCCGCCGCACCTGGACTACAGCGGCCCGCAGTACGACGACAGCATGGTCGCGGCGCTGAGCAAGGGCATCAAGGTGTTCAGCGTGGGCGCCTCGGGGCTCGACAAGCAGGGCGAATACATCCAGCGCCAGATCGCCCAGTACACCGGCGGGCGCTTCGTTTTCCTGACCTACAAGGAGGGCTCGAACCCCGCGAGCGGGCGGGGTTCGGAGACGCGGCACGACGTTGCGAACTACTCGGTCCAGACGCTGGACCGGCTGATCGTGCGGCTGGTATCGGAGGAATTGGGCAAGTTGCCGGCGGGTGGTTGAACTGGTCCCGCGGACTGGGCTATAATTTTGGGCTCAGCGCAAAACGCTGAAACGGCTCTTTAGCTCAGTCGGTTAGAGCGATGGAATCATAATCCACAGGTCCGCGGTTCGAGTCCGTGAAGAGCCACCAACACTGCTTTCGCGGTTCTCCGCCAAAGTCAAAAAGCCCTAAGTAAATCAACTACTTAGGGCTTTTTTCATGGCGCTTGCTTTCGCACCGCTCAGGGTGAGCAGCGGCCGAAGCCCGCGGCGCCCGCTACTGGTTGATCTCCGGCTCCACCAGCCTCGCGAGATTCCGCAGCGACTCCTGCCAGCCGAGATAGCAGGCCTCCACGGGAATCACTTCGGGCAGCCCTTCCTGGACGATGCTCAGCTCCGTGCCGACCGACACCTGCTTCAACGTGACGGTCACCTGGATCTTCCCGGGCAGGTTGGGATCGTCAAAAACGTCGGTGTAGCGCAGCAGTTGATTCGGCACGAGCTCGACATATTCACCGCTGAACGAATGGCTCTTGCCCGTGGTGAAGTTGGTGAACGACATCCTGTACTTGCCGCCCACCCTGGCATCCATCTCATGGACCTTGCCCGTGAAGCCGTTGGGCGGGAGCCAACGCGCCTTGGCGTCGGCATCGAGAAATGCCCGATAGACCTTTTCTGGTTTTGCGGCGAGGACGCGATGCAATCTGACCGTGTTGGTGCTCATGGCTCTTCCTTTCGAAACCGTGAGCCTACGAACATCCAAGGTGCATCACAAGCACCGAAAAGCCGTAGATCCTGCCAATTGCGCTCGGCCTTCGACCCGCGTCCGATGCCAGCGCGAAGCTATCTGTATCTCTTCGTACAGAGGCTTACTCCTTTTGCCTACAGGCATTGGCTCGCGGAAATGAAAAATCCATCCCATGCTCGAAATGGAAGATCCGGACTCCCACGGCTTGGCAGCCCAGGCGGCCGAGTGGCGACGGCGCGCGCTTCGAGGCGATCGCGACGCGCGGGGCATCGCCCATGCGCTCGAGGTCGAGGTGCGAAGGCTGCGCGGCGGAGCGCCGATCGCGGCCCATGATCTGGACACTCGCCCTCTGGCCGACTGGCAATCTGTGCGGCCTTGGTGGAAGCCCTGGTGAAGCGATTGGCCGCCAGCTTGCGGCCGATGCGCCTACTCGGCGCCCAACCGCTCAGCCACTTCCTGCTTGCCTAGATCTCTGACAGCGGCAAGCCTCTGGAGCTGCGCCGCGCGCGGCCGGGCCTTCCCCTGTTCCCAGTGATAGATCGTCTGGCCCGACACGCCCACCAGTTTTCCGTAGGACGCAGCGGAGAGACCGAGCTTGCCGCGATGCGCAGCCAGCCGCGCCGCACTGAATCGCCGCTTCGGCTCCGATTCGCCCGCCGCATCGGCATCGTCGGCGGGTGCACGTCGCGCGGAGCCCTTGGCGGCACGTCGCAACTCTTTCTCCAACGCACTCACCTGTCGACGCAATGCCGCAATCGAGGCGCGATGGTTGGCGGATGCCTTCTTGAGGATGTCGATCTCCGCGCGCACTTCTTTCCTGGCAACGCGTGAGATTTCGGCTTTGAGGATGGATGCAATGTTTGGCATGCCCACATTGTGACCAAATCGCAAACTGCCACGGATGTCAGTATCTGCAAGCGAAACGGTGCGGTATCGAGGCCGGGACCTGGGCACGCGTTCGCACAATCCCTTCAGGGCGCGCGCACATAGACATCCGGCACGTACTTCTCCATGAGCGTCTGGGGCCGCGACGGCGGCGTGAAGCCGAACTTCGCGTAGAGCCCGTGCGCGTCGCCGGTTGCCAGCATGAAGCGCCGCAGTCCCTGCAATTGCGGATGGGCCATCACCGCAGCGACCAGCGCCGCGCTGTAACCCCTGCCGCGATGTTCCTTCAGCACGAACACATCGACGAGGTAAG
This region of Variovorax sp. RKNM96 genomic DNA includes:
- a CDS encoding helix-turn-helix transcriptional regulator: MPNIASILKAEISRVARKEVRAEIDILKKASANHRASIAALRRQVSALEKELRRAAKGSARRAPADDADAAGESEPKRRFSAARLAAHRGKLGLSAASYGKLVGVSGQTIYHWEQGKARPRAAQLQRLAAVRDLGKQEVAERLGAE
- a CDS encoding SRPBCC family protein, with the translated sequence MSTNTVRLHRVLAAKPEKVYRAFLDADAKARWLPPNGFTGKVHEMDARVGGKYRMSFTNFTTGKSHSFSGEYVELVPNQLLRYTDVFDDPNLPGKIQVTVTLKQVSVGTELSIVQEGLPEVIPVEACYLGWQESLRNLARLVEPEINQ
- a CDS encoding VWA domain-containing protein; translation: MAQPFAPRSRRPLVVLLCAQFLLSACGATEIPAIGANARWPQPALQISQIEPNFQAPSATHCARPVQTHETPGMRNVQLERPRPTPAPTVGRLDAAPPETLRKAEPAAAAEKKAYGSSARELSAAMAPVAESAPAPAAVAPASPAPRASIAQPAQVGRPANEPVTAGMVDDNADFNEYLNFRGRTQVAHRERDISMRYLLQVRDARGAVVPDAEVAVQASSGAAMWARTDAGGRAWLHPLAFDRTHSQMYEVTVRKNGRQGTAFLQRGQKSAVDVVIDKPGAAPARAQLDLVFLIDATGSMADEIAKLKTTLRTIADEVARLPSRPDTCFGLVAYRDVTDDFVVRRHDFTDNLDAFQGVLNGLQAAGGGDYPEAMNEALAETVHQLSWRGTGTTRLVVLLADAPPHLDYSGPQYDDSMVAALSKGIKVFSVGASGLDKQGEYIQRQIAQYTGGRFVFLTYKEGSNPASGRGSETRHDVANYSVQTLDRLIVRLVSEELGKLPAGG
- a CDS encoding GNAT family N-acetyltransferase, whose product is MNQLRVSTAIEDLDVPLIHRFLSEESSWARQIPIETVRTSIRHSLNFGGFLGDSQVAFARVVSDYATFAYLVDVFVLKEHRGRGYSAALVAAVMAHPQLQGLRRFMLATGDAHGLYAKFGFTPPSRPQTLMEKYVPDVYVRAP